Proteins encoded by one window of Shewanella avicenniae:
- a CDS encoding M23 family metallopeptidase, producing the protein MINLLLCSICLNQSYAVERTTLSGVIEQGALIRGKTLAGSRVSLDGEALKITADGNFVFGFDRDSAESHQLSISYPDGSQEQRALTVAKQDYRISRIEGISKEIMQPDPADVARAKLDSQMVREARDTSSDLKAFMSQFIWPVTGRISGVYGSQRIYNGVAGNPHFGVDIARPTGTVVVAPADGVVTLAVPDMFYSGGTMVIDHGFGVSSSFLHLSKLYVKPGRQVKQGQKVAEVGATGRATGPHLDWRLNWYQMRLNPQSIVPSMESVLAVQKSNANAQSNGK; encoded by the coding sequence ATGATAAATTTACTGTTGTGTTCAATCTGTCTGAACCAAAGTTATGCCGTTGAACGTACCACCTTGAGCGGCGTGATAGAACAAGGCGCCTTGATCCGCGGTAAAACCTTAGCGGGTAGTCGAGTGAGTTTGGATGGTGAAGCGCTGAAAATCACGGCGGACGGTAACTTTGTGTTTGGTTTTGATCGGGACTCGGCTGAGTCACATCAATTGAGCATCAGTTATCCCGATGGTAGCCAAGAGCAACGCGCATTAACTGTGGCCAAACAGGATTACCGCATCTCGCGCATTGAAGGCATCAGCAAAGAAATCATGCAGCCAGATCCTGCGGATGTGGCGCGCGCCAAACTTGATTCACAGATGGTGCGTGAAGCGCGCGACACCTCTAGCGACCTCAAGGCTTTTATGAGTCAGTTTATTTGGCCAGTAACTGGCAGGATCTCCGGCGTTTATGGCAGCCAGCGTATTTATAATGGCGTGGCGGGTAATCCACATTTTGGGGTGGATATCGCCAGACCTACCGGTACTGTGGTGGTTGCTCCAGCTGATGGTGTGGTGACCTTAGCCGTGCCAGATATGTTTTATTCGGGTGGCACCATGGTTATCGATCATGGCTTTGGCGTCAGTTCCTCTTTTCTGCATTTGAGTAAGCTGTATGTCAAACCGGGCAGACAGGTAAAGCAGGGGCAGAAAGTTGCTGAAGTTGGCGCGACAGGCCGAGCCACCGGGCCGCATTTGGATTGGCGCTTAAATTGGTATCAGATGCGGCTAAATCCGCAATCTATCGTGCCAAGTATGGAGTCGGTATTAGCCGTACAGAAAAGTAATGCTAACGCGCAATCGAACGGCAAATAA